Below is a window of Drosophila nasuta strain 15112-1781.00 chromosome X, ASM2355853v1, whole genome shotgun sequence DNA.
taaaatagattttgcATAAGGatgatgaaaataatattgctAAGTTTTAGCAATGTTCCGCTAAAGAAAAGGTTTTTAATAGGGCAAAGCAGTCTCGCAATTAGAGATGctttatatagttttataCGAGTATAACTTTCGACATAATACTATAGCTAACTATTAGAATGCGACATCTGTGTTTTGGGCAAACATTTCCCAGTGGAGAGGGAAAACTCAAGGAAAATTTTCTGTGTGAAATTGGCATGCAACGATTAATATCAATTACGAAAATGGGAAACTTGATTTGATTCGATTGAAAAGTTGTCTGTTTAAGTGGAGCAATTGAGAATCGAAgccatattaagtatacgacaaGTGGTGTGCAAACTTAGACAATCGAAAATAgttaaagagagagagagagagagagagagagagagagagagaagagggagagagttGTTTTTGGGAAAGGGTTGAAGAGGTGAGCGTGTTTTAATCAACACCACGTCGCAATGGAAAATGGGAAAACAGAACTCGGATTGTATTACTTTCGGTTTAGATTGGTCCTGTGAACATGGTCAGCTGTGTAGCGAGCAGCGAGGACGTGCCTCCGTCGCGACAGCAACgacaaatgaataaaatattttgaattttttagaGGCCAAGAACTCGGGGCACGtatccaacaacaacaacaacaacaacaacgacaacaacaagaacaagcaaaacaacgatagtaacaacaacagcaagtgaCGAATGAGCAAACCGAATAcgaatgtttttattttttgattttgtggcAGGTAATTTGTTACCGGAAATTGAGTCGCAACCAACACGTTGCACAACGTATCACGTCTCGCTAAGCCCGGAGTTCGCGTTCCAGGGATGACGATCTATCGAGGATCTTTCCAGTAGGCCCCAACTACACGGAACTTGTGAGCTGCTTAACTTCACGGAGATAGAAATCCAACGGACTTCAGCTGCACCTGGAACCTTCTGGAGGTTTTGAAAGTTTTGGGTACTCCTGAACTGTTCGGAGCTCTGTGAAAGTGCTGAGCCGACAAGTCTTGTTAACTCTTGGAGTTGATAACATCTGAAAAGTTCTCACTTCTTCTGATCTCTCCTTGGATGTACTGAATACTCCGGAATAAGCTGGAAGTCTTTAAGGTTTCTTTTTAACCCGCGCTCATAACAGAAGTCCTGAAACGCTCCGGACGTCCTAAGCACTCCGGTACTCTGTGGAAGTTCTGAAATCATAGGAGCTTGCAAGCTTTTCAAAAATCCTAAACTCTCCTGAGCTCAAAATGCGGCAGAGTTTCGGTCCGAAGCGGCGGCGACTGCAGTTGCTCGCCTCCCTCATGTTCTGCGCCCTCATGGGCTATCTGAGCTCATCGGTGGCGCTGGCAAAGCCAACGTTATCGTTTAGCCTGCCGCAGGGATTGCAGGGATTTCCCTCATTTCAATCGTTCACTCAACAGATCATCGAGCAACGCAGTCTGCGTCAAATGAAAACCTACAGGTGAGTAGGATCAGTAAACAGCTGGCAATTAATGCATATGTGCATGCCCCTCAAACAGAGCAGTGACAGCTCGACGACAGTCGACAGTTTCACTGTTGCCATTGTCATGGACGTCACGTAGTCGCCATAATCGCGAGGCCTGGTCTGGCCATGTGCCCATAAGCGTTCCACTATTAATTCCTCGTTCACTCTTTCTCGTTGTAGTGGCAATCGCATCAGCAATGATTCGCTCATTATGATATACTATCACGATTTGACCATTGCTGTCACCGAGCTGGGGCCCCAGAAGCTGCTGCTAGGCTGCGAACTAATCGAAATCTAGTAAGCACATcttttgcatttccattttgttcTGATCACTTAATTATTGATGCTCGTCTCGTTCTTTGTTTAGCAACGACAAGGAGGGAAAAATCTTGCTCAATGGTCTCGCTCAATACAATAGACCGCTGGAGATCAAGTTCGAGGAGATGCTCAAGCTGATGGATCAATGCGAGCATGTGGACAAGCTCAGCTATGCGGCAAAGCACAGATCTcgctacagcagcagcaacaacgaaggCTCcgagcgcagcagcagcggcggcagcaacagcgagtCAActgccaatggcaatggcagcgaTGCCGCCAATCAGGATGGAGTTTCTCTCAAACTCGCTGCGAATATCTTTCCGCGCAGTCCCTTCTCGCTGCTTAGCGGCATTATACCTGGTAAGCGTGTGAATTGAGCAACAAGAATCACTCTTCACTCCAGTAAACTTTAGTTTTTTACTCGCTAGTTTTCATACTCTTTAATTTTGTCTACTCGTTACTTTGCTGTTATTCTTTTAGTTAATTGCCAACGATCGTTCCTTATTGGCAATTAGTGTAGCAGTTGTATAACTGTTTTACCATATTTAGTTGCTTATCATTTTATAAACAGTAGTTTATACTCGTCGGTTTTTTATGTATACTCGATagtttttacaatttctgtaTAAACAAAGCTTATTAATTGATCAACTCACcagatttaaaaatagaaaacaatgCCTAGTACTCGCTACTTAATAAACTCGTTAGATTTATATTCGTTGCTCGCTATAATCACAACTTTATAAGCTCGTTAGAATTCGTACTCTTCATAGTCTTCTTCCTCTTCACAAAGTTCATATTTAAAGCTTTTTTAATCTACTCGTCAAAGCAGCACTCGCTACTTTCTCAACTCGCTGCATTTTTAAATGGTATACTAATCTACATTTCAGCTAAACAAATGTATTTGCCATTGAAACTACTCGCCAATTGACTAACTTTTGATTCGCTATTTTCATTGCAGGCACCAAATGGTGTGGCACTGGCGACATAGCCGAAACGTACAGCGATCTGGGCAGCGAGATGGCCATGGATCGCTGTTGTCGCCAGCACGATCTCTGCCCCGTGAAGATACGTGCGTATCAAAACAAGTACGAGTTAATGAACGACTCGTTGTACACAAAGTGAGTAAATAATGCGAGTTGCTCAAGCAATTACACTCGTTAACATTATGTTAAATCTAAATCTTAATTGCAGATCGCATTGCATATGCGATGATATGCTGTTCTCGTGCCTGAAGATGACCAACACATCGGCGTCGCAGTTGATGGGCTCCATTTACTTCAATTTGGTGCAAGTGCCGTGCTTGGATGGTCGCAGCAATCAATACAAGTTTCGAGCGGCCAAGGAGGGATTCTAAGGTGTCTCGCTCATTCGATATGCTTAAGGTTGCGATTTGGCGATTGTTCGTTCGTTTCCATTTTCGGGAGGTGGAAGGAGGCCATTGTACATAGTTGAGCGCGGCGCCacttcaattatttatttgagctACTTAAAAATGCGAGCGACACACAAGTGCGAAATGACAAAAGACGGACACACatcagatacagatacagatacatatacaGATACACGATACGACACGCAGCTACAAGATACACGTACTTTAGATGGAACGCccttttattaaatatgcttGCATGATGTTAGGTTTACATAGTTTAGTAGTAGGCGTTATGTtcttatatattatgtataaagTAGCTTTCGCTACGCTTTtgttataaatacatataaatatatatattgatatattattataaattgtcGTCGGTTATCgttttgtctttatttactCATCAATAACTACAATTTCTCTCGCTTAGCTCTTACaacttttctcatttttaacaggcaaaaaaaaaaaacaaaaaatgcgaCTTGTTGACTGTTAATTTCTTGTTGGGAATAAGTTTAAAGGTTGTTTTCATGTTAAGTTTCTTCTAGGTATTACTCATTTAGGTACTTGGAAGGGTGTCATTACAAGTCGTCTTGGCGTCTTAAAAAATGCTCGCCACATTTGGTCCTGGCTGCGAATTAGTTGGTGTCGGCTGCGTGGGACGATCGATATCCTGATAGCTACGCTGCTGTGTGGTCGGGAAGACGGATCCACCCTGTAGACTGCCGCCACGCGTATTGAACTCACGATACAAGAGAGCCACGCTCACTGGACGCAATATCAGATTGATAATGCTAAATGCGACAGCCCAGCCAtctaaaagaaacaaaagcaatggTGTAAATATTGATTCGCTATCGTCAAAGTTGCAGCCACTTTTACTTACTCATATAATTGAAACTAACGATTATGCTGACTAGATCAAAGAAAATGCTAGATGCATTGATCACAAGCGCCTGTAAAATACAAGTACAACAATGACATGACAATGATTCAAcgttaaatactatataaatggGCTTATGCtaatgatgttgatgttggtgttggtgttggtgtttgtGTTGGTGTAGTGAGAAATGGAATCCAATCTAGTGAAAGTCTTGGTGGCTTGCTGGTTTCCGGGGCTTGTCCAGTCAAATCAATTGCAGCAACCTTGAACGCTTGAACTTTAATAAAGTCAGTCacgcacacagatacacagcGACACACTCCATTAGCTGGACACACCTTTCTGGTGCTGCAAAAAGGGCTGCAGCTTGCcttaacaaattgtatactTAATACACAAGAGCTTGAAGGAAGCACATTCCAGTTTGCGAAATCGCCAGCAAATCTCCAAGTGTTTttcatatgttttttttttttgtacattttatgatgatatacaaaattattttcgtAAATATTGTTGTTAAATGTTTGAATGTTAAAGAACGCAAATTCGGCGGAAAATCTTCTTAAAATTATGTGCATAGACGTTTTACAAATGCTTTTTGTAAATGTTGCTGCGATTTACACAAAATGTTGCTGATTTTTTAGCCatgttttgaaattataaacgttttaattatatatattaaacgtttaaaatacattttcttagCTTGACAATTTGATAGCATAAATACTTTTGCTTAGCTTGTCAATTGAATAGCATTTCTTCAGAGTCATTACACAAAAGTTTTACAGCTGcgatttccaaaatttttaaatgtaaatgtgaTTGGTATTTTGTTGACGTTGAAACGCTTAAAGttttcttaataatttagTATCTCACAAATTGTGTTGTTGACTATACAAATGTAAAAGTTTAATAGGAAAATACTTTACTTTTCTTAAGATTATGGGacagaaatataataatatttatatttgtgtaGTTCCGCAACTCACTAGAAACCCAGAAGTATATGCCACGAAGACCTTAAAAGGTCGGAAATACGGCCCCTTTTTTGGGTGCAGGTTTTTTTGTGTTAGCGACCAATCGGGAAAAGCGTATAAAAAtcacataaaaatattcattgcTTTGTGTAGCCTACTTTTAGGCGCACCATAAAACCTCATGACTTCTGCTTCGAGGCAACATtccatatttataaatacatttaggGTGCTTTCAGATTACTACGAATTATAGAATACGTCGAGTATTAGCTTTAGCTGCTATAAAATGTATAGAATTGAGTTGGTCGCATTTTGTGTGTTCTTGTTTGCGCAAATTTCCAAGAAGTCCTCAACTACAATATGTACAGCTGCTGTCGTGTATTGTACTACGAGTATACTACAAAATCGACCGGGTACACAATTAAAAAAGGGTCGTGTACTTGCGCTTTTGGGTCATCGTTTGACTTTTGCATAGTTGAGTTGATTAAAAGGCGTTGCTAATGACTCGCAAAGGCGAAGCACCaacagggagagagagagagggagaaagagagagagagaacgcaGAGCAACTCCCCCAACGGGACACAAAACAAGCGAGAAAAGTTGGGGTGGTAGGGCCGCAAGGCCGTAGGGTGGGCAGCGCCTTACAACTGTAAGTTGGCAGGGCTGGCTGGCGCGTTTTCATGTGACTGACCGCGCTGAGAGgctaaatgaaattgtatttcatGATGATGTTGGGTCAGTTAAGGTCGGTTCGCGTGCCTTACGTCCAAGGATTACCAAACTGGGTTCGTGCGTATTTTTAGGGGGTAATGTCAAAGTTCAAATTGGGCCTTTGTAACTAGATTGCGGCACGCCAACAAACATCACCTTCTAGTCGGGTAACCGGGCAACTCTTCCAGTTATAGCCGTCAAGCGATatgcatcacacacacacgcacaacctCAGTTAGTTTGCCTTATTTACAATGTCCGAAATGTCTCATTTTGTGGCTTACCAAATGCGTCTAGAGCATTTTTGGCATTAGCATACCTCCACGTGTTTTACGCTTTGGGCcagcacaacaaaatatttcaacataCATATTTGCGAACCGGttagcacaaaaaaaaaacaaaagaaacgaaacaaataaataaataagtaaaaccAGCATAGAAGCAGAACCACTGAGCTGACCAAcaactgaaatatattttttatctgCGGTCAGTCAGCTCCGCATATAgctaaactaaatatatattctcaTCGTTCCAACTAAATATAGTATAGATTTGCATACCATTTGCTCAATTTATCGTCGAAGCAATCTTACAGCAATTGCAGCAAAGGGCAGCCACAGttgaagtttaaataaattatttcaagtACGCAATTTTTCTTcagggttttttttttgtggtttcgCTTTCTAAGAATACTTTTGCCTCTGTCTTGAAATGTCTTGATAAAGCACATGGTTTTATCGAAACTACCCAAATAAAgtaatgcataaattataatgaCGAAAGCTGCCATGAAACTGAAGCAAAATAATctttatactatatgtacATCAAAATTGGTGTATAATTTtctcttttaattaaatcaaaactaaCTTCAATTGAGATTTCTTAAGTAtaatcctaaaagtatgccacaTTTCTTTTACATatcaaaataaagttttaactaacttcaacattttgaatagatataactttaactttaaccgGAAGCCAACAAAACACAGATTAACattcgttattattattattttgttcattttggtTTCCCATGgcataaacaatatttttcttagcatcttttcaaatgcaaattcctATTCAGATAACTCTTGAATCAAGTTTCTTATAATAATAGACTGATAACGTTTTTTTTAGCTGAGAAGTTCTACTGATCTTTGCTAATTTTGGATTTTTATTCTTTGCCTCTGTTGGAAGCTGTAACAGCTTTTGCTTGGATCTCTCTCTAGATATCATATAACTAACTAAATTTGCTTTGCAAACATTTGTAACGAAAGAAATTGTACAAGTTTAAGTTAGTTTTGCTAAAACGAAGCTGCTCTGTAGCTGTGTAATTTGTTAACGTTGTGGATTAAATAAACCTCAACCTTTGTCTTGTTTGGTAAAGTTAATCTTATCTGGTTTTCGGGTCTAGGCAGTTAATATCGTCAAGATAGCTGAAATGTAGGCCAACCGTGGATCTGAACAATGGACAATAGACAATGGAGAAGCAATCTGTGCTCGAGACTAGCGAAGggagaaaaataaaacgaaaattggGGGCAGGGGAAGCGATCCCATGCATCGGGGGGATCGAGGAAGCAATGAGAACATTCATTATTTATAGTATCGTGCGGTgctattaaataaacaacCAGACGAGACACAAAATGTAcataagaaaaattaaaaaaaaaaaaaatataaaaatgacaacaaaaaaaaacgtaaactCAGCGTCTATATGTTAATTGTGAGATTTCGATAGAACCGGTTCTGCGATATACTAgcataatatactatatgctaCAGTGAAAACTCCCTTAGGCGGACATCATACATAAAAAAGTTccttatttaaaataacaaatagcTCATGAAAGTTGAATTTTTAATCCAATTTAATTATCAAAATTTGAATCAATTTCagacacaaaatataatatattttggaatAATTTACAGTCtttaatatattctttaaGGCAGAGAGTTTTCACTGTACTCGAATACTATGTGTTTATTTATCGCTcgcaaaacaaattgaaattaattgaagcCTGATGAATCGTCTATTTTCTTTTGAGGAAAAAGCGAGACGGCAATTGTGCTCTTATCAGTCAGCAGCTTTGCATTGCAGTCAAAACAGCTGATaaatgcgagtgtgtgcgtgtgtgttgtgtgcgtTAGATTGCATGAGTGAATTACTCAATGAGTAtgactatgtgtgtgtgtatgtgtgtgggatGCGACTTACCGTTTGCACCGCCTCAACGGAATCCTTGCTGTGGATGGTCCAGAACAAGGAGATGATAAAGAGAAAATTGTAGAATTCATAGGCGCCATGGCCCCAGCTGCCAAGCATAGCATTcgatataaatatgaaatgcacAAAGGCAACGACctacaagaaagaaagaaagagagagagagagggcgagTGTAGAGTTAGATAAAGTTTCGTCAAGTTTTgagcttttgctttgcttcgcATATTGAGTAAGCAGCTCAAATGAAGCCCCACAGCAacacaagaagaagaaaaaaaaacggcTTCCCAAGTCTCACTGAAGTTGCTAATTGAACGCCGGCTGCTGGTGGTCCCCAACCCCCCTTTTGTCAGTCTGCTGCCTCCTGCTAAGTCATCGAACGTATCGAATAGCAGCTCTAGCTATCTTTGCGGTTTAACTGCCGTCGAAGTCGGCGTCACCGTGTTGCAGCGCAGTTTCGTCATGTGCTAATGAAAGCGCATTGAGCAACACTAGAGacacagagtgagagagagagcaagacaGGGCGCGGCTGAAGCCGAGCTTCAAAGCAGCGCTGCAATTGTTTAGCGCATTATCTAACACTTGATACGGGCAGCCCACAAAGTGTTGTTGTCACAACTTCACCCCTTCCAACATCCACGCCCACTGACTTACCTTAACGCGCACAAATGGTGAACCCatcaattcatttaaatcGGTCattttgatgatgatgttgctccttctttatatttttgttgctttgacCCAAATTTGGTAATGCAAATGCAGTTGCGCAGCAGTCGCGTCGCCGCCCACACACAGCAACCACACAGTGCGAAAAAAAGAGAccgctacaacaacaacaagaggtcTGTTGTTACTTCGTTTCCCCCGCAGTCAGAAATTCACTTGCTATTTCGACAGCTGTTTTCGTTATTTCggtgcaaatattttgaattgttcTACTTTTAATGCGACGACGTATTTGcgactgagtgtgtgtgtgtgtgtttgtgtgtgcgtgtctggTCTCtgtctttattttttttcaaaatctATTTTGACTTGTAATTCACTTTCAATTGGTTGAACGCACTTTCgtcacaacaacacacaatatGTGAGAATGGCACGCACACAAATGCACTAACAAATTCACACGGACACGCAGACGCACAGAATCCACATAGAATGCAATTTGTAAGCCGGAGCACTTGTTGGTCTTCGAAGTACcgttttatttctttctcttAGCGCCAACAAATTACACGCGTTGATTTCTG
It encodes the following:
- the LOC132795358 gene encoding uncharacterized protein LOC132795358; the encoded protein is MRQSFGPKRRRLQLLASLMFCALMGYLSSSVALAKPTLSFSLPQGLQGFPSFQSFTQQIIEQRSLRQMKTYSGNRISNDSLIMIYYHDLTIAVTELGPQKLLLGCELIEIYNDKEGKILLNGLAQYNRPLEIKFEEMLKLMDQCEHVDKLSYAAKHRSRYSSSNNEGSERSSSGGSNSESTANGNGSDAANQDGVSLKLAANIFPRSPFSLLSGIIPGTKWCGTGDIAETYSDLGSEMAMDRCCRQHDLCPVKIRAYQNKYELMNDSLYTKSHCICDDMLFSCLKMTNTSASQLMGSIYFNLVQVPCLDGRSNQYKFRAAKEGF
- the LOC132795361 gene encoding type-1 angiotensin II receptor-associated protein; translation: MTDLNELMGSPFVRVKVVAFVHFIFISNAMLGSWGHGAYEFYNFLFIISLFWTIHSKDSVEAVQTALVINASSIFFDLVSIIVSFNYMNGWAVAFSIINLILRPVSVALLYREFNTRGGSLQGGSVFPTTQQRSYQDIDRPTQPTPTNSQPGPNVASIF